Genomic segment of Juglans microcarpa x Juglans regia isolate MS1-56 chromosome 7S, Jm3101_v1.0, whole genome shotgun sequence:
GAGGGAAGACGGAAGTTTATTAACAAAAGTAaactttgttatatataaatacactacaaaaacaaaaaaacaaaaatcataaatcaaaaCACCCCACTAGCACATTCAAGTATGcatactaaaaacaaaaacaaaacacaccacaataataatttttttaagtgagtTCAAATGAGACCCCAAACAAACTACCACATTCAAGTatgcaaacccaaaaaaaaaccacatgCACGGCAGTAGAAGAACAAATAacagaaaaatcaaaacaccctactaccacattcaagtatgcataccaaaaataaaaacaaaacacaacacaatactaatttttttaactgaGTTCAAATGAGGCCCACATTCAAGTAtgcaaacccaaaaataaaaccacatgCACGGCAGTAGCAGAACAAtgataataaatcaaaacaacctactaccacattcaagtatgcatactaaaaacaaaaacaaaacagaacaagaatttaatttttcaaacaatGAAATGAGGCCCCAAGCAAACTACCACATTCAAGTAtgcaaacccaaaaataaaaccacatgCACGGCAGTAGcagaacaaaaattataaatcaaaacatcccactaccacattcaagtatgcatacaaaaaaaaaaaataacatgcacGGCAAACCATAAACATCACAAGATTATGCATTGCTAAATAATCTCATTATGCATCATCATTATGCAATTTCAAACCATAACATCTAAAGAAATGAAATGGGTAAACagcataaatattttctaaacagCTGGCCATTgcaaatggaaatgaaaataacatgaaACTTAGCATTGTCGTGCTCATGAGCACAGTTTGCATAATATGGATACACATTTATCTCGATCAGTAACCACTACCCAAAACATTTTCCCAGCAAATTCATCTCCCAACTAGAGTCACGCCAACTGAAATTTGTGCCTTGCATAAATAACAACTAAAAATGCTTTGAGATGAGTTAGATTCACATACTTGGAAGGACCATGTTCTTGGAGCCGTGGTAGTGATAGAAATACCACGTGGGTGTTTATGGTAGGATCGAGTTCTTGAGGTGCGGTGTTTGCAGATTTTTGAAAGGGTGAGTTTCATTTGTGTAGGCGATTTGTGAATTTCTCATGCAAGGGCAACGGAAATAAAATAGTTCTACAGTGTTAAACGCGAATCTCACGATCAAAACCCTAGACTTGTGTTCCCAGCCGAGGGGGTTAGGGGCAGGGGAATCTCTGTAAAAGGAAGGGGGACATGATGTGGTACGCTTACCATGCAATAGATGAAATCGAGCTCGATTGGTGGGGATGGTATCTCTCACGCGATCTGCGGACCTGGGTTGCCTTCGCCGTGGGTCTTGAGATGCTTCCAATACCTCGAGCTGCCTTCCAATTCGTGCGTTTCCAACAGATTGCAGATGAGATGGCCCCCTCGCCTATGCCGTGAAGTGGGTTGAACTGGTGAGGTTTGGAGTCGATGACGGCAGGAGATGGGTCTGCCCAGAGTGAGGAGGTCTACGTCAAGACGAGGGGTGCATGAAAGGGGTGGGTGAGGGCCTTCGAGCTCTGCGTACGTGAAGGGCTTGGGTGAAGGGGTGGGTGAGGGCTTTCGGAGCCTTCATGACACCTGTGTAATGGAAAtagtcaaaaagaaaaaagtaacgATGAGTAAGCATTTTGTCTTATACGAGAAcacatcaaaatattattattcttctcGGTATGAAATGAGTTCAAATTCCTGAAGTCATCTTCAAAGATAAACCAAGAAAACATTTCCGTACGAAATTCGCTGAGATCTCCTCAAGTGACCTTCCAATCCAAACCGCACCTTAGGCTCTGTTTGAATACATAAacgtttcattttatctcatcttattttatctcattattataatttttttaaatttcaacataaaatataataaaaaattcaattttttcaaatttgaaaataataatattaaaaaataatatcttatttaatttttaatttttatctaaaattatctattCACATCATACATATTTAAATCGTTCCACGCAACGGTCCAGGGGAGAACCGCAGGGGATAATTCTTTCTTGCATCCCAAGATTCCAAAAACCTCGGCAGCCCTTGACTCCTTTTTCTGAGGTCTTTCTGTTCTACGCAAAAATGAGCTTCTTTAAGGGTGTGTGTGGaggttaaagtgagttgagttgagttgaattgtgatgataaaatattattagaatattattttttaatattattattattattttaaaatttgaaaaagttgaattatttatcatattttatattgagatttgaaaaaattgtaatgataagttaagatgagttgaagtgagtttggtaaccaaacgcacctaAAAGAGTTGCATAGACAGCCCCAACTCGGTACTCTACGTTGGAGCCTGGCGGCGAGGCCACAAAAGCCTCCGTGATCACCAATTTCCAtcactgctctctctctctctctctctcgggtgATTCcgtttatttattgttatgcttgtttttggttttggaaTCGAGCTGCGTTCATGGCTTCCGTTGCGGGAAACGAATCTGCTAACGGTTCATCGGGCTCAAAAGAGGCTGAGAGGCTTCCGATTGAGCCTCTAAGATTGCCCACGGCCGAGGAAATACGCGGCCAAGATATTTGGAACAACTGCGCTGTGCGCAGTGTGGTTAGCGGAGTCACGGGTACGACCAATTACCCTTCTgtagttttttctttaaagaatttCCGCACttgggtttgattttattttttgcaaatttCATTCTTGTGTCGCCTTTGGTTGAGGAGAAAATGCAGGAAAAGCCTCCTTTTGCTGAATTTATTCATTTGGTTTTTATCATTGTAGTATTATTGGGTTcggaaatatgtttttttttttttttttttgtttcttttttgtaaatGGGAAATATTTAACtactctcaaatttttttttccccttcactCACGTTTTGTCAGCAACCAAGCAAACGATTCTTAGGATTTTTCTGATAATGATGTAATGCTCTCTAAGAGCTGGTTGTTTGCCTTGTAGCTTGAATTATATTCCTAATTTAGTTTTAGGATAGTTCAGACCTCAGGTCATTGAGTATGACCCTCCCTCGCCCCCAAAAGATAAGGCATGAAGAACGTTAAATTTGAATTCTTTCATGTCCAAGAGAATTGAAAACTCTACTTTCAAAAGACGAAATTATGTTCTTTGTAAGCAACCAGATGGATCTTGCTCTGTTTTTTCGAGGCTTGTGTCTTCATCTACGTGTGGAGTTTATAGTACGTTACTAACAAATTGCTACcaagttacttataaaaaaaaaaaaaaaaaaaaaaattgctactAAGTATGCTGTGGAAATGTTTCTAGGAGGTGGGCTTGGGCTGTTCATGGGTATGTTTCTTGGGGCATTGGACAACCCTCTAATGCAGGAGGAAATGACTGGTAGGCAGCAGTTCATTTATACAGCCAAGCAGATGGGGCGGAGGAGCTGGAGTTCTGCTAAAGCATTTGCAGTTATGGGCTTGGTTTTTTCCGCAGCTGAATGTGTTGTTGAGAAGGTATTGTCAGAAATCAAGTCTAAAGATATGGTTCTGATCTACtttatattgaattaaaaacaattatggatTATGTGATTTCAGGCACGGGCAAAGCATGATGTTACAAATACAGTTGTGGCTGGGTGTGTAACTGGAGGTGTAATCTCGGCAAAAGGTAAAATCTCTCTCCATCACCTGAGCCTTCTTTCTAGGTTCCAGTGCACATAAACTTATGAATTGCAGTCATGGAAGATTTTATGACGTGTCACCATAAAGTCCCACACTTAGGTTGATGTTATTGAAGTCCAAGGTCTTGAATATTTGGGATTATATCATATTGCTTGTGTGCTCAGCTTTAAGTTTATAGCATATATGGATTGAACTTTAGTggtcatgaaaaaaaatatggtaggTTGCTTTGATTTGTATTTTCCCCATCCATCTGGGGAAAACCTATggcactctctctccctccctccctcccccccccccccccccccctctctctctctatctctttttttgtatatatatatatatatataaatttgtacGAATACATCTTGTCCTGTATGGTCTAATGATTATTGTTAAGAACAATTTCAATGAAGCTAGTCTCTATGAACACAAGTACAGAAAGTTGAACTGCAAAGGAGACAAGTTTTTGATCTTCCCTCTTTCTGAAGTTCATTGGATGCTCAAAATTAGCAGCATGGATTTGAAAGTTGGCTTCTCTTTTCTTATTGCAGCATAATTAGGAAGAATCTAGTGAACTTTCGAAGAGGTTTGGCGTAATTATAGGGGATGACCAACTCGAACAGAATCTTTTTCTACGTCATTAAACCTCACCAATGTAGCCTTTTAAATACATGAGCCCACCTATATGGTAATCCAAGGAAAATCCAAGTACAGAATTGAATACAGGATGTTTAAGTCTACTGTTTATCATTTGATTATTACACTACTTCATCCGGTAACCCAAACAGAATCCATTGAGAAAAACATTTGTGATTTCTGGTAATGGCAAATGTAAGCAACAGAAACTGTATAAATAGAaaaacctttatatatatataggcagaAAAACCTATTTTCATTCTCTAGCCACTTTCCTTCCATCTTATCCTAGATCCAACCATTGCCTTGTTCCAAGATCTCAAGATGAGTTTGGAGGAATTGACTTTATTTTGGAGTGTTTCTACCTGTTCGTATCTACATTTGGTTAACCCTAAATAAAGTCCAAAATAAGAATAGGTAGGGATCTTGGGAACAAAATTGTTGAGTGATGATATGTGCACAACAAAGGTGATTGCAAATATGTTGAATCTAAAGACAAggttgtaatgccccaatggaaagCCCAAACTACttggcttatactccaaaatgactagtcaatgatacaattggagccccattggaaccttataaagaacaagaacttctcattcccaagcaatgcgGGATCCCACACCACATATCCTTATCCTTATCCTTACAAAGTGATTAGTTAAACACAATCTGAAAAGCAcagcctaattttttttttttatatatataattaataagagaatgTTATtaccaagtaaataggcataacccaagtatacaagaagtatacaagagaaaacacctaaatacaagccaGAACTAGAAATGTCTaaagcaaatcatgaagattATCTCCATTCAATACATGAGCCTTAGCCCAAAAacacaaagtactaaagaaaaactccctAAGTTCTCCCATCGAACGTCCTCTCTCTTCAAAGCACTACCCATTCCTTTCCAATCATAAGCACCACATTAACCACAAAGAGGTCATCTTCCACATGGCTACAACACTTGTCTCCCCTCAAAACTTTGCCAACATGCAAAAAGGTCCACCACttgcttaggcatcacccaagcaatacccGTCCTaccaaaatctcattccacaaagtcttagccacctcacaatgatgaaaatgatggtcaatagattcaccatctttcttacacatAAAGCACCATTCTACGACAAATAGTCCTCGCTTGCTCAAGTTACTGTAGTAAAAATTTTTCCAAGAGACACCAACCAACATAAAAAGCCACCTTACTGGGCACCTTAGATCTCCAAATGCATTTCCAGGGTTAATCATTGACACAATGACAGGTTAGAGCCTTATAAAAGGAACTAACCTGGCATTGTGAAGATGATCTCGTAGTGGGATGTTCGGGTAgaggattagttttatggaaacaaggggttggggttggggaggtgtgttaTATTAAAATTGGGGCTTgttgtattttgggtaggtttcatGGGATTTTTAGGTCATTAGGGCTCTCTTGTATGGGCTAGGTTTTTtttgtatacgtccagtgtacttggttgctcttattgatatatatatatatatataatattattacttatataaaaaaaaagaactaaccTAAAATTTGGAATTTCCAGCTTGAAACCACAAGAGACTATCCTCTCTTCCCTGAacaatcttcatatcatataggtgccgtttggataatgagttgagatgaaagtgaagttgaataaaatattgttagaatattattttttaatattattatttttttggaatttgacaaagttgaattgtttattatattttgtgtgggaatttggaaaagttgtaatgatgagatgagatgaaacgaaacattttcactatccaaacggggccataatcttccaaaaaaatcctaaactacattcacttcccaatcttgcACATCTTTAGTAAAATCCACAGTTGAagattattatttacaaaaggAAAGGAATCAGCCACTGCAGCATCTTGATCCCTAGCAATGCTAAAAAGGATGGGAAAAACATTCTTAAGAGCtgaatccccacaccaaatattATGCCAAAAATTAATCATTGTCGCATCCCCCGCTTTGTATTTAATATGATCGGCAAATTCCCCCCAACCCATTCGAATGgacttccacaaacccaccccatGTGCTCCTCttacttcattagaacaccaactccACCACATCCTCCCATATTTAACGTCCACAATATTTCTCCATAATGAATCCCTCTCAATATGATACCCTCCAaaaccatttcccaagaagaGCTTTGTTAAAGAGTCAAATTTTGCACCCCCAAACCTCCACAAGAAACTGGAGAACAAACCTTATTCCAACTAACCAAGTGAAACTTTCTTTCCTCCACACTAGcaccccacaagaaattcaTAAATATCCTCTCAATTCTATTTGCCCCCCCTGCAGTAagggaaaagagaaaggaaatatgtAGGaagatttttttgataagtgagaagtttgaaaatatgtaggAAGATTAAACAACATACTCTTTATCAAAGTAACTCTTCCCCCTTTCGACAAGTATAACTTCTCCCAACCAGCCAACCTCCTCTCGATCTTCTCAATCACAGCCTAATTGTTATTAgtttttctcaattttgttgATAGTAATGaattgtgaaattttatttttgttttgcctGTGTTTCAAAATCTTTGCTTATTTGGGTTGTTGATAAAGTTGAGTTATACGGATGTATGGATGGGGAAATATAAAGGGAATGCACTTTCAAATAGCCTCAAGAACGTAGGTCAGAAGTAACATACTGTAGCAAACTCCAAGCCAGAGGTGCCTATTTCTGGACGTTTTAGGACCCCTCCTAAAAATTATTGCAGAACCGCTTTATTTTTAAGCTTTGTTATCAACCTTATGGTGGCTTTTGCTACATTTTACTTGTTTAGTATTAATTACAGATAAATTAGTTTGGTTTGAGTAATCATGTAAATAGAGTCCTTTGGTCAGTCTACGCTCGTGAAGGATCTGATCTCCTTGTATCTCCCGTGATCATGTAAGGTTCCATTGTGTCTTGTTATGAACCTTGCGGTTGATGTATAATGTTTTAGACTCAGGTCGGATTCATTACTAGATCCTCTATCATTCTTTGTATGGAGTggctttgtttttccttttgtttttgaagAAGTCATGACCACCACCGAATCTGCATAGTTACCATATTAAAGCAATTTTACTTTGTTCTCATTATTGTGATTCTTTCCATATTgtgttcttgttttctttttcccttttttctttccatgttaTGCCTTACTCGCCTTCTTAAATGTGGTTCTAGGTGGTCCACAAGCAGCGTGTGCTGGTTGTGCCGGCTTCGCAGCGTTTTCGGTTCTGATAGAGAAGTTTCTGGATAGACATGATTGATTTGGTGCATTGCTATACTGCCCCATTTTTGCAAgcgttattattaaaaaagaaattagggcTCATTCATGATACCTTATTTTCAACCTTACTTGAGTAGCAAGAATCCCCGTTACCGAAGGAATGCATTAGGGAAAATTGattgaagtttttatgaattttgtaCCATTTTGTGTATTCCTTATACGCTAGTTACGATTTGCGGATGTATTCGTCAATCTGAGAGAGTTTTAGTGGTTTGTTAGATGTTATATCCACTGACTTTCACATCCAAATAAATCAATGAAAAGGAGTTTTCATTTACTTGTGCTTATATTTAAAGTTCTGAATGTTAACAACTCCTTGATACCAActttactgttttttttttattagcataTCTTGTGTCGGACAGTAAGCTTGTGACAGTCATCTCAGAGGCTGCTGTCATAATACCCGCGGAAAAGGTTGGGAAGTTTTGTTTACGTAGTATAATtttgatttatatttataaaaaaaaattctataatttaatttaaaagataaattttaaattttgaatgttATAAATCAATTCTTATCATTTAAGTTATGTAGATTGTGTACTAtataccaatgttttgaataccgtactggacgccgtaccggtcaaggtactggaacgaaatatttcggtaccagtaccgtttcgaaatagcgtttcgggataacgtttcaggatagtcgatatatgaataaattatatatataaatatatataaaaattatattccaaaataatagtctatatataaataaattatatataaatacatatatatatataaattataaatagtctagtctgaattggagattaaaaaataagcttgtagtttgaaaaaacgaaaaaaaaaaaaaaaatacaggccgaaatttaggccggtcagccggtattttggccggtacggaacaggtatagtacctgtaccggccgtaccggccggtacggtacgaaatttaaaacactgctcTATACACCGACTGAAGAACATAATAATCGGTTGAttaaggctgcatttggatattgaactgagctcagttgagttgatttttttatgaataatagtgagttgagtagtaaaGAGAATTATATGAgatccatctaaactgagtttaaaatatgtttagatgttaatatgagtttagtactttttatgagaaattaaaatagtttatggattccacgtataaagatgttttaagttgaaaaaatgtTGTAGGTCTCATGtataagaaagttttgagttgagatgaatttaataatttgagagttgagtgtttaaatattaaattcagtttaaaattagactgaattcagCTGAACTCAGCAGAAGCCAAACGAAGCCCAAGTCTACCATCATATAGAGAATATCCTCTAACCGGTTGTCTTGTTCAAGACCAAAAATCACTGTCCAATTAAGAGTTGCCACGTCGTCCTCCCATGGAACTTAGATTGAACTGCATGATACAGGATTGATTGCTCTGTCTCCTCTTCCTGGCCCTTGCCCAAGACCCTCTCTCCCATAAACTCAAACTCTCTCTTCTAGAGCCTCAACCAAAGTGGTCTCTTCTAACCGGTCGACTTTCTCTTCCATGACCCCCGAAGCCGATGACGGGATTTGGTGCCGTGAACCTCTTCGATTGAATCCCGCATAGCTGTTGTCGTGACCCTCGAACAAAGAAGGTAGAGCCGGCGCCATTACCGTGACTCATTGTCTGGGACGACGAAGCCGTGTGACTCTGGAAACCGACAAGATCTCCATCGATCTTCTTTGTTCTTAaattacaacatttttttttatcttttttcttttctgttctttGCTTTGAATCTTTGTTATGTTGAAAATAAGATCAAAGTGTTGGATCACTTGGGTATTGTTTCTCTCTTCCAGAAAATGAGTGATGGCTTTATGATACGCCAATCGATATACtgagaaaattttcaatattatccCCAAGTGATCACTCTGGATGTTGACGCCCAAACAATTCTGACCAATTCTCAGTGTTAGTGCCCCAAACAATTATCTACCTAAATGACCGAGAATATCAACACAATTGCAATAATTAGGGCAATCTACCGAGAATTTTcagttgttaaaaaaaaaaataatggtggGTGGCAGCGGAGCTCGTTTATGACACCTTTGTCCAGTAGTGACGGTGACGGAATTTGGTGTCCGACGGCGGTCTAGATTCTTGCCACGAGGCTCACAGGTTCATAGTCACATATACAAAACAAATGAGTTTCTGAGCTATATTTTCCTTTCACTTATGTCGGCTTTCATCTAAAGAGCATTGTCATTgtacttttcaaattttgatgaatttatatttaaaattactgtaTTGAATTTActaaatactaaaatttaaaactttgaacTAGAATGCATTtcaatttatattcaaatttaaaaactcactATTCACAttctaactattattttatttacttaaattattgtttcctaattttgagtcacaatatatttaagttgaaaaataataatttaagtatcaaattagatttttaattaacatatagttagtgtaattgtaaaatataaaaaaataaattaaaaatataatattttgatgaattttatgtttaatCCAATGTGGGATTATGATagagagattttgaatttatgaaaaatatatactttttattaaattttaaagatgaaaattatgaaTCCAATTCTAATACTCTTAGTGATAAGTCTCATGATCatctacgtttgggtagtgagattAAGGGTattttgttaatagtaataaaaaagtaataaaaaaataattatagaatattgaataatagtaaatagtaataaaaattaataataaaataataaatagtagtgagatattctgaGAGTACCTGAAATACTCTTTATACTCTTAAATCTCTACACTTGCACTAACGTGAATAATTAGGCCTGATTTGGATagttagataagatgagatgagatgattttagataaattaagtaaaatattattagaatattatttttaaatattattattatttttaaatttaaaaaaattaaattatttagtatattttatgtaaaaattagaatgatgaaatgaaattagataaaatcatttctaaatacgatttttttttaaaattatccgAATACACAATGCAAGAGAGGCAAACACCTATGCACTCAAAAATTAGTGGAGAACTTAATTCCTCGAATAAACGTTAGACAACAAAAagatataaaacatttttttactcTATCATCTTGTCATTCTTATCATCTTCGCATCATGAATTTCATGATTTGGCtagaatatttctttttcaaacggCAGACTGCACTCATCGATAACTTGCCACGTAGCAAAAATCGGAAAGCTTATAAAGCTGCCGTCCCTTGACTACACACCTCACTGACCGGTGAGAAAATGGCGAGAGAGGGTGAAGTGGTTTGCGTCACCGGCGGCAGCGGCTGCATTGGGTCCTGGCTCGTCCGTCTCCTTCTCGACCGTGGCTACTACGTCCACGCCACCGTTCAGGATCTCAGtttactctctctcactctcactctctctcgttTCTAGTTTCTGCTTTCGTAAATGCACATTCGTTTATCTGCGGAATTGTCATCTCCTGCTTAATATTCCAATTTGCAGAGGATGAGAGTGAAACGAAACATCTAGAAGCTCTGGAAGGAGCAGAGGCCCGTCTCCGTCTCTTCCAAATCGATCTCCTTAACTCCGGCTCTATCCTCACTGCCGTCAGTGGCTGCGCCGGAGTCTTCCACCTTGCCTCTCCCTGCATCGTCGATGAAGTTCTAGATCCCGAGGTTCTTGATATATTGACCTGAAACTCTGTTAGAATGATCAAAAGCCGGGCCTTGACATAGAACCCTATATTCCAgcaaattcaacttttttttttttcccttttattatACATCGTTTTGTTGTGGTATATTCTACAGAAACAACTTCTGGACCCGGCGATCAAGGGAACGCTAAACGTATTGACGGCGGCAAAGGAAGCAGGGGTGAGTCGCGTGGTGGTGACTTCATCCATCTCAGCTATTACTCCGAGCCCTAATTGGCCGGCCGATATGGTCAAGTCCGAGGATTGCTGGACCGACATTGAGTACTGCAAGCAGAAAGGAGTGAGTGCCCCTGCACCTGAATTTGGAtagtttttcataaatttagCTCGGACTATAATTGTGGTTCCCAGATTGGATTATGAAGGCATTGCATAGTTGTGTGTTCAGTTTACATTGGGTCTTACGGTTAggtgtgtgtttgtttgtttgttgttttgtgGTGTAGTTATGGTATCCGCTTTCTAAAACCCTAGCTGAGAAAGCTGCTTGGGATTTTGCCAAAGAGAAGGGTTTGGATGTGGTGGTGGTGAATCCTGGGACAGTAATGGGCCCTGTGATCCCTCCTAGGCTCAATGCAAGCATGTTAATGCTTGTTCGCCTTCTCCAGGGTAAGGATCTATCCTCGCAGCATGTCTTTTTTGATTATATTGTTGTTATTGGGGGATTCTTTCATCGGAAATAAAATCTTGATTTTTCCACCATCGTAGGTGTGGGTTTATGTCAATTGAATTGATGTactattgtttttaatttaatcgGAGCGTTTCATAACTTCAACTTGAAATAGCAAATTAATACTCGGGAGTTTTGGGCGGTTTAGCAGATCATGTAGTCCGTGATCTGTGAGGACACATCAGCTGCTCTTTGACTTCTTATTCTAGTTATTACTCATTGGATTTCTAACCTCTAATGAAGACCATAGTtgtattaattctaattttcCTATGTCTGGAGCTAATAGATGCACTGATGGTGCCATTTTATTCTTACTTCAGGATGCACTGAAACATATGAGAACTTTTTTATGGGATCTGTGCATTTCAAAGATGTAGCTCTAGCACATATATTGGTGTATGAGAACAAATCAGCAACTGGAAGGCACTGTTGTCTTGAAGCTATATCTCATTATGGTGATTTTGTAGCAAAGGTTGCTGAAATTTACCCTGAATATGAGGTGCCAAGGTAATATAATTTGACTTCCTGCTTCTGCATGTGGGTTTGGAAGTAATAGCTACTTAcacgtctttttttttaaaaaatgaacatcTGAACCTTCCAAACAGCACCAGAACTATAAATTCTGAATATGGTGGATTGAATTTACATTCCAATGATAGTTATTTTCTAGAGATTATGATGCTTGATGATGATGGATATATCCGACTACCATTTGCCAAATGAGCTTTATTGAGTTTACATTGATATTGTAGTGTCTGCTACAAGTACCACTGAAGTTTATCATCacatttggtttggttttaacTACTTTTTGTGTTTGAGTTCACCCCACCCAATCTCACTCCGATCCTTGGACTAAGTGGGGTGATCAGGCTGGGTTTCCGGCACTTTGAGTTCGCAAAATTCTGGATCTTTTTGTaacctttttcttaatttctgatTGCTATAGGACAGAAATAAGTTTTTATGATGCcttgttttttattaattgtaaCCGCCAAGGTGTCTTTAGAGTTAAGGTTTTATGACTCCGTCGGTTTTGCTTTTTGATATTGTCACTGCCAAGGAGTCCTAAGTTGTAACCACAGTATttctccgccataagtgagggttcataaataaattacgGGGTGTCGTCCTCTTCTATAGAAAAAATAGTGGGGTGGATCTGTAGAGGTCCAGTATGCAACTTCTGT
This window contains:
- the LOC121240483 gene encoding phenylacetaldehyde reductase, with amino-acid sequence MAREGEVVCVTGGSGCIGSWLVRLLLDRGYYVHATVQDLKDESETKHLEALEGAEARLRLFQIDLLNSGSILTAVSGCAGVFHLASPCIVDEVLDPEKQLLDPAIKGTLNVLTAAKEAGVSRVVVTSSISAITPSPNWPADMVKSEDCWTDIEYCKQKGLWYPLSKTLAEKAAWDFAKEKGLDVVVVNPGTVMGPVIPPRLNASMLMLVRLLQGCTETYENFFMGSVHFKDVALAHILVYENKSATGRHCCLEAISHYGDFVAKVAEIYPEYEVPRLPKDTQPGLLRAKDGSKKLMDLGLQFIPMEQIIKEAVESLKSKGFIS
- the LOC121240485 gene encoding mitochondrial import inner membrane translocase subunit TIM22-4-like; amino-acid sequence: MASVAGNESANGSSGSKEAERLPIEPLRLPTAEEIRGQDIWNNCAVRSVVSGVTGGGLGLFMGMFLGALDNPLMQEEMTGRQQFIYTAKQMGRRSWSSAKAFAVMGLVFSAAECVVEKARAKHDVTNTVVAGCVTGGVISAKGGPQAACAGCAGFAAFSVLIEKFLDRHD